The Desulfocurvibacter africanus subsp. africanus DSM 2603 genome contains the following window.
GATAGGTGGACACGAAAGCCAGGACCGCGACGGCGACCCAGGCCTGCAAGGGGTGGGCCTCGAAGCGGAAGAAGGGTGACACGACCAGAGCGCCCACGGGCAGGGCGTAGAGGAACAGGGTCGGCGTGCTGTAACGGCCCAGATAGCGTTTACCGAAGATGTAGTACAGGGCATAAGTGATGCCCGAGAGCAGGCCGAAGAGGATAGCCGCCACGCCGAAACTCTTTCCACCGGACCAGTCCGGACCAAGGCTGATGCCGGCCACGCCGACGATTGTCAGGACTACTGCCGCGATTTTGGGCGTGCTGAGCCTCTCGCCCAGCCATAGGCGCGACATGACGGCGACCCAGGCCGGGGCGGTATACAGCAGCACCGAAGCCAGGGCCGCGCCGCCGGCGCGCACTGCCATGGCATATGAGCCGAACAGCCCGGCGATGCCGACGACGCCGAAGGCGAGCACCGCGGGCAGGTCGTTGCGCGCAACGCGCATCTGCCCCAGGGCCCGAGCCTGGCTCGCGAAGAACACCCAGGCCAGGCAGGAACGCCAGAAGGCTACCTCCAGGGGAGGCATGCCGGCCTCGAAGGCATAGCGTGAGACTGGTCCGATGAGGGCCCAAAGCACTGCGGCCAGTATTACGTAGAAATAGCCTTTAAGCTGCACGGATTTGCTTCCTGACGTGAAGTGGACGCAGTCGCCGTGCCTCCAATTGGCATCGGCGTGCGGAAAGGTAGTTCTAGGCGGAGCGTGTCCGGTTTGGCAAGTGCCTGCAAAGGGGCAGATCCATGCCCGCGCTCAGCCTCTTCCCATCCAGCCCAGCGTCGCCGCGGTCACGAACAGGTAGCGCCCGGCCTTGGCCAGCAGGACGATGGCCGTGAAGCGCCACAGGTTGGTTTTGAGCACGCCCGCCACAACGGTCAACGGATCGCCGACGAATGGAGCCCAGGACAGCAGGAGCGACCAGACTCCATAGCGTTGATACCAGCCTACGGCCCGGTCAAAGAGCTTGGGCTTCAAGGGGAACCAGCGACGGTCGCGGTACTTGCTGAAGAAGCGGCCGAGCACCCAGTTGACCATGGACCCCAGCGTGTTGCCCGCCGTGGCCACGGCCAGCAGCATGAGCATGTCGTGCTTGCCGGAGAGCAGCAGCGTCACAAGCAGTATCTCCGACTGCGCGGGAAAGATCGTGGCCGCGAGAAAAGCAGTCACGAACATGGCGCTATAGGGAACTGCGAGCATATCAGCGAGCTGCCTTCATTTTTTCATGCTTCCTGGAGCATCTTGCTTTTGAAAATGCTCTGCTAACCATGTGTCGGCATGGCTAGCCGTTTGATTCGGCGCAGGTGCAATTTACTTGCGCCGTCAACGCCGGAGCGGGCGTCTTAAAAGCAATCTGCTTTAATGGGCCTGTTGCTTGGTCCATGTCAAACGGGCGGTTAATCCTTGGTCATGCCGGGCGGCACTTTCTCGAAGTGCATGTAGTCCTTGAGGCTCGTCCAATCGCCGCCCCATTCCCAGCCGAGTTCCTTGAATTTGAGCACCACCGGGTGATCCGCCGTGAGCGTGCCCGGCATGGAAGGATCGTACGCCGAGCGAGGCGGGAGCATGGTTTCGCCCTTTATGTAAGGATTAAGGCGCGGGTTGATATCCACGGCCCAGCCCCGGGCGTGCATGGACAATTTGGCGCTCTCCGCCTGCGGGCGGAAGGCGAAGCCTGAGGAGTTGTCCGTGTCCGGGCTTAGGCCGGAGGGGGCTTTGGCCTGGATTTCGGCATGGGCGATGGGCAGCACGGTATGGACCGGAAACCCCGACTCCAGGATAAGTTCGAAGATCCGGGTCACGTCAGCGGCCAGATCGCGGTCCACTACGATTTGGCCTTGGTGCGCCTTGTCGTCGAAGCCGTAGTAGCTGACCGTGACCACGGTCAGCCGCGAAGTAATTTCTTGAGGGCAGCCTTCGGGAAGATTGGTCAGGATAGCGGCCTTGGCCGCCATGTTGCTGTCGATGATGGGATTGCCCGGCGTGCCCGGTTCCTGCGGGACATCGATTACAGGGCCTGAGAAGTCTGCCGGCTCCTCTTGCCTGGGAGGCTCGTCGGAGCACGAGGATACGAGGAGCACGGCAAACAAGGCGGACAAGAGGATGCGCATGCGGTCTCCAGCAGGTCTGCGGCCGGGGTAAGCACTTCCCGACGCGGTTAAGGATTTGGCCTGCTGGGCAAGCAAGAAGCATGCGGGAGGAAAAAGCTGGAGCATTTTGCTTTTGAAAATGCTCTGCAAACCATGCGTCGGCATGGCTTGCCGCTAGCTTCGGCGCAGGCGCAATTCACTTGCGCCGCGGGCGCCGGAGCGGGCGTCTTAAAAGCAATCTGCTCGAATTGGAGAGCATGGTTCCCTGGCGCCTGCCGCGAGGGAGAAACAAGGTTTTGCGCATGTGGGCCGCCCTCTGCGGCTCAGTCCCAGTCCGGAGAAACTTCGGCGCAGAAGCCCGGCATTTCCAGCCGGCCGTGGTGCAAGTACAGGCGTTCCCCCTCCGCGTCAGGTCCGTAAAGGGTATCGCCCACGATGGGATGATCGTGCATGGCCAGGTGCGCTCGGATCTGGTGCCGCGCGCCCATGAGGATTACGGCGCGCAGACGCGTGCGGTCCAGGAGCGCATCGTAGGCCACGGGCTCGATCTCGGTCCAGCGTAGCGGATCTGGCGAGTCGCCGCCCAGGGCGCGGACCTTCTTGCGGTCGGAGGTATCCAGGGCCAGACGCAGCACGGTCGGAACCTCCACGTGGCCATGCACGAGCACGGCGTACTCCTTGCGCACCTGTCCGGCATTCTCCAGTTTGCGGAATTCCTGCTCGGCATCGGACCCCAGGGCCGCGAGAACAATCCCGGAAGTGGGCAGGTCAAGCCTGTTCACCAGACGGGCGTCCGTGCGGCCAAGCAACTCGGGGAGCAGGGCATCCAGTCCCTGCCCGCCCCCGGCCAGGGACTCGCTGTGCATGCCTGCGGGCTTATAAACGGCCGCGAAGCGTTCGTCCGCCTGCACCACATATGGGCCGGACGCGGAAGCATCACTTGCCGGGATGTCATCCATGCGCACCGTTATGGTCTGACCCGGCCCGACCTTAAAGCCGGCGGGCTTCGGTTGACCGTCCACCAGTGCCTTGCCTAGGTCAATAAGCCTTCGCCGGCCGCGCAGGCTCAATTCCGGCACAATGCGTTCAAGCAGCCTGTCCAGGCGTTGCCAAGCCTCGGCTGCGCTTACGTGCAGTGTCTTGTCATTGTTCTGTTGCATTAAATAATGATAACCTTGTCAGGTTAGGCTGACAAGTGAACAGGTTAGAACTGGGCAGCTTGTCAGCCCGAGCCCAAAGAGGATATTCTAAAATAGATAATGGTCGAGGCACGTGGAAAAATTCCGCTGGAGAAGAATATGCGCAAGCCTTTCAAGGTCGGGCTCATCATTTTCGGGGTGCTTGTGGCGCTGGTTATCGTCGCCGCTCTCGTGTTGCCCATGGTCGTGGATCCCAATCAGTATAAGGGCCGTATCGCCCAGGAGGTCCAGAAAGCCACGGGTCGCGAATTTGCCGTCGAGGGCGACATTGACCTGTCGATTTTTCCCTGGCTCGGGGTGGAAATCGGCAGGATGCATATGGCCAATGCCGAGGGTTTCGGTGACGAGCCCATGATCGCAGTGGAGAACGCCGAAGTGCGCGTCAAGCTCCTGCCGCTTCTCAGCCGTGAGTTGATTGTGGATACGGTCGTGATTCAGAATCCCGTCATCCGGCTGGCCAAGGACGAACAGGGCCGGACAAATTGGCAGGACATCCTCGACCACATGGAGCGCCAAGCGGCAGAAAAGCCCGCCGAGCCCGAACAACCCCAGGAACCTGGCGCAAGTCCGCTGCAGAAAGTCGAACTGGCAGGCTTGGAGATCGAGAACGGACTGCTCGTGTGGTCCGACATGCAGGCCAAGGCGAGCTACGAAATCCGCGAGCTCAATGTGGATGTAGGCGAACTGTCCATGGAGGCTCAGCCATTTCCCGTGTCCGTGGATTGTGCCTTTGTAGCCTCTCAGCCCCAGGCCTCCGGCAGCCTGGAGCTGAATTCCATAATAACGCTCATGCTGGACCAGAAAACAGCCAGAGCGGAGCGGACCAATCTGAAGCTGAACATCGACAAGCTCGTGCAGCAGGCCGAGGGCTCAACTCAGAGCGTGACCGGCAGGCTGGCCGTGGCCGCCAATGCCGTAGCTGATTGGGGCCAGGGAGTGGCCGACATTCAAGGGCTCAAGCTCACCTCCGATCTGCGTGCGGACTTGGAAAGCGCGTCCCAAAACGGCCGTGCGACACAAAAAATTTCGGCCCAGAGCACCGTGGCCGCCGACGCTGTGGTCCGCTGGGTCGAAGGCCTGGCTCGAATCAGTGGGCTTGCGCTCACGACCGACTATACCGTGAACATGGCCGACTCCGCCGCCAAGGCCGCGGGACCCCAATCCATTGCCGGTCATGTGGAACTGGCCGGCAATACCGAAGCCAACTGGACCAAGAGCGTGGCCCAGGTCGATGGATTGAAGGTCAATACGACCTTTACACTGGAACAGCCGGCAAGCCAGGCTGGAAGCCAGCCCCAGCGCATGACAGGCAAGGCCTCGCTGGCGACCGATATGCGCACTAATTGGGCCGAAGGTTTGGCCCAACTAGGCAAGCTGGCCCTCACGGCCGAGGCGAACGGTCAGGCCCTGCCTTCAGGCAAGGCCAACCTGGCCTTCGGGGCCGAAACCATGAATGTGAACTGGACCACAGGTCGACTGGAGCTGCCGCGTTTCACGGCCAAGGCATATGTCCTGGATATGACGGGCAGCCTCCAGGGAGAGAGCTTGCTGGAGAAACCAAACCTGCGGGGTAGCTTGTCGGTGGCTGAATTCAGTCCTCGCGCGCTCATGCAGGCCTTGGCCATGGAAATTCCCAAGACCTCCGACGCCGCTGCACTCAAGAACGCCTCGGCCAAACTCAACTTCCAGGCCACGCAGGATTCAGCGGCCATTTCCAATCTGGAAGCCAAGCTGGACGAAACCGTGCTTACGGGAAAGACTACGGTCCAGGGGTTCGAACGGCCGGATATCGCCTTCACCCTAGCCGCCAACCGCCTGAACGCGGACCGCTACATGCCGCCAAAGGCCGCGGCTGAGGAAAAAAAGCCCGCACCTGCCCCGGCTCCAACATCCGCGCCGGCCGAGAAGAAGCCTGCGGAAGAGAGCATGCTGCAGAAAATGACCGTCAATGGTACCGTGAACGTGGGTCAGTTCCAGGCCATGAACGTCAAGGCCAGCGACGTGCGCATGACCGTGCGCGGCAAGGATGGCGTCTTCCACGTCGATCCGTTCAGCGCCAATATGTACAGCGGCAAGGTCACGGCTACTGCCGGAGCGACCCTGCGCGAACAGATCACCAATCCATCATTGGCCTTGAATATAGCCAATCTGCAGATCGGTCCCTTGCTCGACGACTATCTGGGCAAGCTGGGCTGGATTGGCGGAAGTACCACGGCCAAGCTCGATCTGAGCGGCCAAGGCGCGCTTGATGCCATCATGAAGACCCTTGATGGCTCGGGTGACATCACCATACAGCATGGGTTGTTGCGCGGCTTCAATATAGTGCCGGGCGCAGTAAGCCAGCTTTTCGGCACCGTAGCCAGCGGCTCCCTTGAAAAAGTTACGAAATTCGATCAGCTCGGTGCCCGCTTCGATATCGACCAGGGCGATCTGGATTTCAAACGACTGTTCATGGTCACGGCGGACTCCAAGGTCGAGTCCAAGGGCGGTAAGGTAAGTCTGGCCCAGGAGAGTCTGAGCATGCCTCTGACCATGGTTTCGAACAAGATACCGAGTATCAAAGGTGTTCCCATCGATACCTTGCCCCTCGTGCTCTCGGGCTCCTACACGGACTTGAGCAACCTCA
Protein-coding sequences here:
- a CDS encoding DMT family transporter; translated protein: MQLKGYFYVILAAVLWALIGPVSRYAFEAGMPPLEVAFWRSCLAWVFFASQARALGQMRVARNDLPAVLAFGVVGIAGLFGSYAMAVRAGGAALASVLLYTAPAWVAVMSRLWLGERLSTPKIAAVVLTIVGVAGISLGPDWSGGKSFGVAAILFGLLSGITYALYYIFGKRYLGRYSTPTLFLYALPVGALVVSPFFRFEAHPLQAWVAVAVLAFVSTYLAYSIYYAGLKHLEATRASVVATLEPLVASLLAFFLWDETFTPLGYIGAALILSAVLLTVVDGARRRRIAAMPSRAGA
- a CDS encoding YqaA family protein, whose product is MLAVPYSAMFVTAFLAATIFPAQSEILLVTLLLSGKHDMLMLLAVATAGNTLGSMVNWVLGRFFSKYRDRRWFPLKPKLFDRAVGWYQRYGVWSLLLSWAPFVGDPLTVVAGVLKTNLWRFTAIVLLAKAGRYLFVTAATLGWMGRG
- a CDS encoding AsmA family protein; the protein is MRKPFKVGLIIFGVLVALVIVAALVLPMVVDPNQYKGRIAQEVQKATGREFAVEGDIDLSIFPWLGVEIGRMHMANAEGFGDEPMIAVENAEVRVKLLPLLSRELIVDTVVIQNPVIRLAKDEQGRTNWQDILDHMERQAAEKPAEPEQPQEPGASPLQKVELAGLEIENGLLVWSDMQAKASYEIRELNVDVGELSMEAQPFPVSVDCAFVASQPQASGSLELNSIITLMLDQKTARAERTNLKLNIDKLVQQAEGSTQSVTGRLAVAANAVADWGQGVADIQGLKLTSDLRADLESASQNGRATQKISAQSTVAADAVVRWVEGLARISGLALTTDYTVNMADSAAKAAGPQSIAGHVELAGNTEANWTKSVAQVDGLKVNTTFTLEQPASQAGSQPQRMTGKASLATDMRTNWAEGLAQLGKLALTAEANGQALPSGKANLAFGAETMNVNWTTGRLELPRFTAKAYVLDMTGSLQGESLLEKPNLRGSLSVAEFSPRALMQALAMEIPKTSDAAALKNASAKLNFQATQDSAAISNLEAKLDETVLTGKTTVQGFERPDIAFTLAANRLNADRYMPPKAAAEEKKPAPAPAPTSAPAEKKPAEESMLQKMTVNGTVNVGQFQAMNVKASDVRMTVRGKDGVFHVDPFSANMYSGKVTATAGATLREQITNPSLALNIANLQIGPLLDDYLGKLGWIGGSTTAKLDLSGQGALDAIMKTLDGSGDITIQHGLLRGFNIVPGAVSQLFGTVASGSLEKVTKFDQLGARFDIDQGDLDFKRLFMVTADSKVESKGGKVSLAQESLSMPLTMVSNKIPSIKGVPIDTLPLVLSGSYTDLSNLKLGVDEKAFQQILQQKASGAVQKELQKQLGGKLPGGLGDVLGGSGKSEGSDGTGGTGQPGGGKKSSGNDVGKAIEEGLGGLLGGGKKK
- a CDS encoding pseudouridine synthase; translated protein: MQQNNDKTLHVSAAEAWQRLDRLLERIVPELSLRGRRRLIDLGKALVDGQPKPAGFKVGPGQTITVRMDDIPASDASASGPYVVQADERFAAVYKPAGMHSESLAGGGQGLDALLPELLGRTDARLVNRLDLPTSGIVLAALGSDAEQEFRKLENAGQVRKEYAVLVHGHVEVPTVLRLALDTSDRKKVRALGGDSPDPLRWTEIEPVAYDALLDRTRLRAVILMGARHQIRAHLAMHDHPIVGDTLYGPDAEGERLYLHHGRLEMPGFCAEVSPDWD
- a CDS encoding M15 family metallopeptidase, translated to MRILLSALFAVLLVSSCSDEPPRQEEPADFSGPVIDVPQEPGTPGNPIIDSNMAAKAAILTNLPEGCPQEITSRLTVVTVSYYGFDDKAHQGQIVVDRDLAADVTRIFELILESGFPVHTVLPIAHAEIQAKAPSGLSPDTDNSSGFAFRPQAESAKLSMHARGWAVDINPRLNPYIKGETMLPPRSAYDPSMPGTLTADHPVVLKFKELGWEWGGDWTSLKDYMHFEKVPPGMTKD